In the Hyphomonadaceae bacterium BL14 genome, one interval contains:
- a CDS encoding MFS transporter, with the protein MTDASTDAALSGAAPRQTLWQALSSLGWRRSGVMLLMGFAAGLPILLVFSTLSAWLRIEGVSRTEIGFFAWAGLAYTFKFIWAPLVDRLPLPFLNTLLGRRRSWILFAQIIVIAAILLASTATPADGLVVIALATVMIGFGSATQDIALDAWRIDIAEDRLQALLVAIYQWGYRFGMIAAGAGALVMADYAGFSFAYMVLAGLMGIGVLGVFLAPEPARPQALGGGTEAIAGAVTGNPMGQAAAWLYSAVVAPFVDFIVRYRWIALLILTLIGAYRLNDFVLGFMAYPFYVDMGYTLSEIAAVSKIYGVFAMLAGAMLAGVAATRYGVYPVLLIGAVISVVSTFSFVWLAMIQPTEAVTMLDGAALTPWPLEKDPSIVYLTLAITVENVAIGWSGTALIAYMSSLTNRAFSATQYALFSSFYALPGKLFGGFSGIMVDGLGYASFFATTALIGAPAIVLVWIVMRWRAAREVASAPPQIS; encoded by the coding sequence ATGACTGACGCCTCGACCGACGCCGCCCTCTCCGGCGCTGCACCCCGCCAGACATTGTGGCAGGCCCTGTCCAGTCTGGGCTGGCGCCGGTCCGGGGTGATGCTGCTCATGGGCTTTGCCGCCGGCCTGCCAATTCTGCTCGTCTTTTCAACCTTGTCGGCATGGCTGCGGATCGAGGGCGTATCGCGTACCGAGATTGGCTTCTTCGCCTGGGCGGGTCTCGCCTACACATTCAAGTTCATCTGGGCCCCGCTGGTGGACAGGTTGCCCTTGCCGTTTCTCAACACGCTTCTGGGCCGGCGGCGCTCATGGATTCTGTTCGCCCAGATCATTGTGATCGCGGCGATCCTTCTGGCCTCCACCGCCACACCGGCGGACGGGCTGGTGGTGATCGCCCTGGCCACGGTGATGATCGGCTTTGGCTCGGCCACGCAGGACATTGCGCTGGACGCCTGGCGGATCGACATCGCCGAGGACCGGCTTCAGGCGTTGCTGGTGGCGATCTATCAGTGGGGCTACCGGTTCGGCATGATCGCGGCCGGTGCCGGGGCGCTGGTCATGGCAGATTATGCCGGATTTTCCTTTGCTTACATGGTGCTGGCCGGGCTCATGGGGATTGGCGTCCTGGGAGTCTTCCTGGCACCGGAGCCTGCCCGGCCCCAGGCACTGGGCGGCGGGACCGAGGCCATTGCAGGCGCGGTGACGGGTAATCCGATGGGCCAGGCCGCCGCCTGGCTCTACTCCGCTGTGGTGGCACCCTTTGTGGACTTCATTGTGCGCTATCGCTGGATTGCGCTTCTGATCCTGACCCTGATCGGCGCCTACCGGCTGAATGATTTCGTGCTCGGGTTCATGGCCTATCCCTTCTATGTGGACATGGGCTACACCCTGTCAGAAATAGCAGCAGTTTCAAAGATTTATGGCGTCTTCGCCATGCTGGCGGGTGCCATGCTGGCCGGTGTCGCGGCAACCCGGTACGGCGTCTATCCGGTGCTGCTCATCGGGGCGGTCATCAGCGTGGTGTCCACCTTCTCCTTCGTCTGGCTGGCCATGATCCAGCCCACCGAAGCGGTCACCATGCTGGACGGAGCCGCCCTGACGCCCTGGCCGCTGGAGAAAGACCCCTCCATCGTTTACCTCACCCTGGCGATCACCGTCGAAAACGTGGCGATCGGCTGGTCTGGCACCGCGCTGATCGCGTATATGTCGAGCCTGACCAACCGCGCGTTTTCGGCCACGCAGTACGCGCTGTTCAGCTCCTTCTACGCCCTGCCGGGCAAGCTGTTCGGCGGCTTCTCCGGGATCATGGTGGACGGGCTGGGCTATGCCAGCTTCTTCGCCACGACTGCCCTGATCGGTGCCCCGGCCATCGTGCTGGTTTGGATCGTCATGCGCTGGCGCGCCGCGCGCGAGGTTGCCAGCGCACCCCCTCAGATCAGCTAG
- a CDS encoding DUF4340 domain-containing protein: MTQALSGTPEPGMPAPGTPRLTAPARRRRRQALTAALTAAALVLLAALALWREAATGAPPGVSGPVAPGWAAEAPRADRIEILSADDQFVLQRTAEGWTMPSRGGYAVRPERIAELDEALRGLTFSRALTRDPDRFARLGVDDPADGGAGVRLTVLDANDRVLVSLIAGASRGESGQYVRPDGSQRAFAADGALPELADPGRWLGLDFWDLDPGNVARADIRPARGPVYALAREAPTDRHHALTAPPGWRLITAGAANGVAAAGARLRFRDVRPDQSLTGAFTARHSGVSFDGLAWRFDFLAEGEERWARIEVRALAPEAEARAAALNERTRGWAFLVSADAYERLTRPLADLAEPSAD, encoded by the coding sequence ATGACGCAAGCCCTCTCCGGAACGCCGGAACCCGGCATGCCAGCGCCCGGGACGCCGCGCCTGACCGCGCCCGCCCGGCGCCGCCGGCGTCAGGCCCTGACGGCGGCGCTGACCGCCGCCGCCCTCGTGCTGCTGGCTGCGCTGGCCCTGTGGCGTGAAGCCGCCACCGGCGCGCCGCCCGGCGTGTCGGGACCGGTGGCACCGGGCTGGGCGGCTGAAGCGCCGCGCGCCGACCGGATCGAGATCCTGAGCGCAGATGACCAGTTCGTCCTGCAGCGCACGGCGGAGGGCTGGACCATGCCCTCGCGCGGCGGATACGCCGTACGGCCCGAGCGCATCGCCGAGCTGGACGAGGCGCTGCGCGGTTTGACCTTCTCGCGCGCCCTGACCCGCGACCCGGACCGGTTCGCCCGGCTCGGCGTGGATGACCCGGCCGATGGCGGGGCGGGGGTGCGCCTGACCGTGCTCGACGCCAATGACCGGGTGCTGGTCTCGCTCATCGCCGGCGCCAGCCGGGGCGAGAGCGGCCAGTATGTGCGCCCTGACGGGTCGCAACGCGCCTTCGCCGCCGATGGCGCGCTGCCTGAACTGGCCGATCCGGGACGCTGGCTCGGCCTCGATTTCTGGGATCTTGATCCGGGCAATGTGGCGCGCGCCGACATCCGTCCGGCCCGGGGTCCGGTCTACGCGCTCGCCCGCGAAGCGCCCACCGATCGTCACCATGCCCTGACCGCGCCGCCCGGCTGGCGCCTGATCACAGCCGGAGCGGCCAATGGTGTGGCGGCGGCCGGTGCCCGGCTGCGCTTCCGCGATGTGCGCCCGGATCAGAGCCTGACCGGTGCCTTCACTGCGCGCCACTCCGGCGTCAGCTTTGACGGCCTTGCCTGGCGCTTCGATTTCCTGGCCGAAGGCGAGGAACGCTGGGCCCGCATCGAGGTGCGCGCCCTGGCGCCCGAGGCCGAGGCGCGGGCCGCGGCGCTGAACGAGCGCACAAGAGGCTGGGCGTTTCTGGTCAGTGCCGATGCGTATGAGCGCCTGACACGGCCGCTCGCCGATCTGGCCGAGCCGTCGGCTGATTGA
- a CDS encoding NAD(P)/FAD-dependent oxidoreductase codes for MKTEPAPGADDHLDVLIVGAGISGVGAAWHLQHRCPGRSYAIFEARAAMGGTWDLFRYPGIRSDSDMYTFGYAFRPWTDGKVFADGPSIRGYIEDTAREAGIDRHIRFGRRVVSARWDSATARWTVEADGPDGREVVTARFLMLCSGYYRYDHGYMPEFEGLEEFQGQVIHPQLWREGTEFAGQRVVVIGSGATAVTLVPAMAGEAAHVTMLQRSPSYIAGRPQRDAIADALRKVLPGRIAYALTRYKNIALAMMFFQLARRWPDFVRKGVLKQVRAELGEDFDVERHFSPRYNPWDQRFCLAPEGDFFQALKSRRASIVTGEIERFTPDGIRLKSGEEIKADLVIPATGLEMQVGGAIDISVDGRPFVPSQTITYRGMMLSGVPNAAMAFGYTNASWTLKIDLTCERVCRLLNHMARTGDDYCVPVPPEGLETLPLLDFSSGYVQRALPGLPRQGAHTPWKTHQNYLQDMLSIRYGRLEDGHLQFGKAASAHAGAALAPAAAQ; via the coding sequence ATGAAAACCGAACCCGCGCCCGGCGCGGACGATCATCTTGACGTTCTGATTGTCGGGGCCGGCATCTCCGGCGTGGGTGCCGCCTGGCATCTCCAGCACCGCTGCCCCGGGCGCAGCTACGCGATTTTCGAAGCCCGTGCGGCGATGGGCGGGACTTGGGATTTGTTCCGCTATCCGGGTATCCGCTCCGACAGCGACATGTACACGTTCGGCTACGCCTTCCGGCCCTGGACGGACGGCAAGGTGTTCGCCGACGGGCCGAGCATCCGCGGCTATATCGAGGACACCGCACGCGAAGCCGGTATTGACCGCCATATCCGCTTTGGCCGCCGCGTGGTCTCGGCCCGCTGGGACAGTGCAACCGCGCGCTGGACCGTGGAGGCGGACGGACCCGACGGGCGCGAGGTTGTGACCGCGCGCTTCTTGATGCTGTGCTCGGGCTATTACCGATATGACCACGGCTACATGCCTGAATTTGAGGGGCTTGAGGAGTTTCAGGGCCAGGTAATCCACCCTCAGCTCTGGCGCGAAGGGACTGAGTTTGCCGGCCAGCGCGTGGTGGTGATCGGCTCAGGCGCCACCGCCGTCACGCTGGTCCCCGCCATGGCGGGCGAGGCCGCCCATGTCACCATGCTGCAGCGTTCGCCCAGCTATATTGCCGGCCGGCCGCAGCGCGACGCGATCGCAGACGCCCTGCGCAAAGTGCTGCCCGGCCGGATCGCCTACGCGCTGACACGCTACAAGAATATCGCCCTGGCCATGATGTTCTTCCAGCTGGCGCGGCGCTGGCCGGACTTTGTGAGGAAGGGTGTGCTCAAGCAGGTCCGTGCCGAGCTGGGCGAGGATTTTGACGTCGAGCGTCATTTCTCCCCGCGCTATAACCCCTGGGACCAGCGCTTCTGCCTGGCCCCGGAAGGCGATTTCTTCCAGGCGCTCAAATCGCGCCGTGCCAGTATTGTTACCGGCGAGATCGAGCGGTTCACGCCTGATGGCATCCGTCTGAAATCGGGTGAAGAGATCAAGGCCGATCTGGTGATCCCGGCCACCGGGCTGGAGATGCAGGTGGGCGGTGCCATCGACATATCCGTGGACGGCCGCCCGTTCGTGCCGTCGCAAACGATCACCTATCGCGGCATGATGCTGTCCGGCGTGCCCAATGCGGCCATGGCGTTCGGCTACACCAATGCCAGCTGGACGCTGAAGATCGACCTGACCTGCGAGCGGGTGTGCCGGCTGCTGAACCACATGGCGCGCACCGGTGATGATTATTGCGTGCCGGTCCCGCCTGAGGGACTGGAGACGCTGCCGCTTCTGGATTTCTCCTCGGGTTATGTCCAGCGGGCCTTGCCCGGCCTGCCGCGTCAGGGTGCCCATACGCCCTGGAAGACCCACCAGAATTATCTCCAGGACATGCTCTCGATCCGCTATGGGCGGCTGGAGGACGGGCATTTGCAGTTCGGCAAGGCCGCCAGCGCCCACGCTGGCGCGGCGCTGGCACCAGCCGCCGCGCAGTGA
- a CDS encoding outer membrane beta-barrel protein, protein MKSMLATTAAVLIAAGAAAPAAFAQDSDWMFRVRAITVMPDEGAAISPIGGSVDIATSIVPEFDITYFLSDHLALELILGVTPHDVTAINTALGDVELGDVWLLPPTLTLQYHFNPGAQIRPYAGAGVNFTHFFNSSLPSASPLTSISYDDSLGFALQAGVDYQINERWFVNFDIKKIWINTDVTIDAGALGRVTADVDIDPWVFGIGFGWRY, encoded by the coding sequence ATGAAATCCATGCTTGCCACCACCGCCGCCGTTCTGATCGCTGCCGGAGCGGCCGCACCTGCCGCGTTCGCCCAGGACAGCGACTGGATGTTCCGCGTGCGCGCGATCACCGTCATGCCGGACGAGGGCGCGGCCATCTCGCCGATCGGCGGATCAGTGGATATCGCGACCTCGATCGTGCCCGAGTTCGACATCACCTATTTCCTGTCGGACCATCTGGCGCTTGAACTGATCCTGGGCGTGACCCCGCACGACGTGACCGCGATCAACACGGCCCTGGGCGATGTCGAGCTGGGAGATGTGTGGCTTCTGCCGCCGACTCTGACCCTGCAATATCACTTCAATCCGGGCGCGCAGATCCGGCCCTATGCCGGTGCCGGGGTGAACTTCACCCACTTCTTCAATTCCAGCCTCCCGTCCGCCTCACCGCTGACATCCATCAGCTATGACGACAGTCTCGGCTTCGCGCTGCAGGCCGGTGTCGACTACCAGATCAATGAGCGCTGGTTCGTGAACTTTGATATCAAGAAGATCTGGATCAATACCGATGTGACCATTGATGCAGGCGCGCTGGGGCGCGTCACGGCGGACGTGGACATTGACCCCTGGGTCTTCGGCATCGGCTTCGGCTGGCGCTACTGA
- a CDS encoding ATP-binding protein: protein MPDANSVLDALGELVVVRGADGRVVRVNAAFLAAFGGRAEDWAGRWFAVAPGLGEPGQARRFDAAMQTRAGSRFIEWSETPLAGGGAVALGRDVTAERQARAAASEAAKGKTVFFASVTHELRTPLAGALGAADLLRETRLKPDQHAYLDVIRASTEHALKLIDDILDLSRLEAGQLELRPEPVDLRALVEDACELLALRAAEKGLTLDHVIHPQVPERLSADPARVRQILFNLAGNAVKFTTSGGILVEADYVDGAVRLSVRDTGPGISEADQARLFEQFERGAQEGSGAPGAGLGLAMVRRLVQAAGGDVGVESRPGEGPAFWCAWPCEPLEPAPAARPLRGRTVLIAVPSRLQREALGAQATALGAKVVCAGEPREAMRLAARLRENLTVILSERWAVEARAVKAAAPRARLMALARPQTKDLFAAAARPAGFDGWLVAPVRLSSLAAFAAGHDAPDDAPGRREPAPAPAPAVASARRAGQPLKGLSVILAEDDPVNALIARTVLGRLGADVLHVTDGQSAVDAAATGTHDAVLLDLRMPVMDGLTAARAIRALTGAGAGSPLIALTANATEADRLACLAAGMDAFLAKPLNADMLADTLTSLCAPQNRARLA, encoded by the coding sequence ATGCCTGACGCGAACAGCGTTCTGGACGCCCTGGGCGAACTGGTGGTGGTGCGCGGTGCTGACGGGCGGGTGGTCCGGGTCAATGCGGCGTTTCTGGCCGCCTTTGGCGGGCGGGCTGAAGACTGGGCCGGACGCTGGTTTGCCGTCGCGCCGGGGCTGGGCGAGCCTGGCCAGGCTCGCCGCTTTGACGCCGCGATGCAGACCCGCGCCGGTTCCCGCTTCATCGAATGGTCGGAAACCCCATTGGCCGGGGGCGGCGCTGTGGCGCTGGGGCGCGATGTCACAGCCGAGCGCCAGGCCCGTGCGGCGGCCAGCGAGGCGGCGAAGGGCAAGACGGTGTTTTTTGCCTCGGTGACCCACGAACTGCGCACCCCTCTGGCCGGCGCGCTGGGCGCCGCGGACCTGTTGCGCGAGACCCGGCTGAAGCCCGACCAGCACGCCTATCTGGATGTGATCCGCGCCAGCACCGAGCATGCGCTCAAGCTGATCGACGACATTCTCGACCTGTCGCGCCTTGAGGCCGGCCAGCTTGAGCTGCGGCCCGAGCCGGTGGATTTGCGCGCGCTGGTGGAAGATGCCTGCGAGCTTCTGGCCCTGCGGGCCGCCGAGAAGGGCCTGACGCTGGATCATGTCATCCATCCACAAGTGCCCGAACGCCTCAGCGCCGACCCGGCGCGCGTGCGCCAGATCCTGTTCAATCTGGCCGGCAATGCCGTGAAATTCACCACCTCGGGCGGCATTCTGGTGGAGGCCGATTATGTCGACGGTGCGGTGCGCCTGAGCGTACGCGACACCGGCCCGGGCATCAGCGAGGCCGATCAGGCGCGCTTGTTCGAACAGTTCGAACGCGGCGCCCAGGAGGGCTCGGGCGCGCCCGGCGCCGGCCTGGGCCTGGCCATGGTCCGCCGGCTGGTTCAGGCCGCCGGCGGTGATGTCGGTGTCGAATCGCGCCCCGGCGAAGGCCCTGCCTTCTGGTGCGCCTGGCCGTGCGAGCCTCTGGAGCCTGCGCCCGCAGCGCGGCCCTTGCGCGGGCGCACGGTTCTGATTGCGGTACCATCACGGCTGCAGCGTGAGGCGCTGGGGGCTCAGGCCACCGCGCTGGGTGCCAAAGTGGTCTGCGCCGGTGAGCCGCGCGAGGCGATGCGGCTGGCGGCGCGCCTGCGCGAGAACCTCACCGTCATTCTGAGTGAACGCTGGGCGGTGGAAGCCCGCGCCGTGAAGGCCGCAGCGCCGCGCGCGCGCCTGATGGCACTGGCGCGTCCCCAGACCAAGGATTTGTTCGCGGCTGCGGCGCGTCCTGCCGGCTTTGACGGCTGGCTGGTGGCCCCGGTGCGTTTGTCGTCCCTGGCGGCTTTTGCCGCCGGCCATGATGCGCCCGATGATGCGCCCGGGCGGCGTGAGCCTGCGCCGGCACCGGCCCCCGCCGTGGCCTCTGCCCGCCGCGCGGGCCAGCCGCTCAAGGGCCTTTCGGTCATCCTGGCTGAAGACGATCCGGTCAATGCCCTGATTGCGCGCACAGTTCTGGGCCGGCTGGGCGCGGACGTGCTGCACGTCACCGACGGCCAGTCAGCGGTGGATGCGGCCGCCACAGGCACCCACGATGCCGTATTGCTGGATTTGCGCATGCCGGTCATGGACGGGCTGACGGCCGCGCGCGCCATCCGCGCCCTCACCGGGGCCGGAGCCGGTTCGCCACTGATTGCGCTGACCGCCAACGCCACTGAAGCCGACCGGCTGGCGTGCCTGGCGGCCGGTATGGACGCGTTTCTGGCCAAGCCGCTCAATGCCGATATGCTGGCGGACACGTTGACCAGCTTGTGCGCGCCGCAAAACCGCGCAAGGCTCGCCTGA